In Alkalihalobacillus sp. FSL W8-0930, a single window of DNA contains:
- a CDS encoding IS4 family transposase has protein sequence MSLKEEFSTFAKTVLDVLSVPNLRQSARDVGFVQRLKKLKPEDFLSICSFLPQPVGATELTQLCGALSRESNTHLSKQALHQRFDEKGAAFLKHVFFQLAAKQELMAMPPLPETPFSRIRILDATSFERPKKDGTSSDGAKIHLEYELYEGKFLHTLLSGSRESDHHAAYALADTIQPGDLIIRDLGYFSGDHLKQIDRAGASYITRTPANMTYWTRDDQGERIQIKPEEDAKQLEPGAIKDYGVIQLGVKGKNTLQTRVIVQRLTEDQQNKRKAGLRKRRRKGGHTQSADKKDHTQILATNLTQEEMDVQALYPMYSLRWQVEILFKTWKSLFAIDHVRAMNPDRFLCHMYGKLIHILLSSMVAFQCRFYLHQKHHLEGSEYKCIHHAKRAIEESKGYALYHRSSLEDVLENIYESIYRHGRKDHRHRHQSPYDILQIAYETHARVE, from the coding sequence GTGTCTTTAAAAGAGGAGTTCAGTACGTTTGCGAAAACCGTGTTGGACGTTTTATCTGTACCGAACCTTCGCCAATCTGCCCGAGATGTTGGGTTTGTACAGCGTCTAAAGAAATTAAAACCTGAGGATTTCCTAAGTATTTGTTCCTTTCTTCCTCAACCCGTCGGTGCGACAGAGTTAACACAGCTTTGCGGGGCTCTTTCACGTGAATCCAATACCCACCTTTCCAAACAAGCCTTACATCAACGCTTCGATGAAAAAGGAGCGGCTTTTTTGAAGCATGTGTTTTTTCAATTGGCGGCCAAACAAGAGTTGATGGCCATGCCACCTCTTCCTGAGACCCCGTTTTCTCGGATCCGCATCTTAGATGCGACTTCATTTGAACGACCAAAGAAAGATGGTACTTCTTCAGATGGAGCGAAAATTCATTTAGAGTATGAGCTATATGAGGGGAAATTTTTGCATACCTTACTTTCCGGTTCAAGAGAAAGTGACCATCACGCCGCCTATGCATTAGCCGATACGATTCAACCAGGTGATTTGATCATCCGTGATCTCGGCTACTTTTCTGGCGACCATTTGAAACAAATCGATCGTGCAGGCGCTTCTTATATCACGCGGACGCCGGCCAATATGACCTATTGGACTAGAGATGATCAAGGGGAACGAATCCAAATCAAACCAGAAGAAGATGCGAAGCAGCTAGAACCGGGAGCGATCAAAGATTATGGGGTCATCCAATTAGGGGTCAAAGGAAAGAACACCCTTCAAACCCGTGTCATCGTGCAACGATTGACAGAGGATCAACAAAACAAGAGGAAAGCCGGTTTACGAAAAAGAAGACGGAAAGGGGGTCATACCCAATCCGCCGACAAAAAGGATCATACCCAAATCCTTGCCACTAACCTAACACAGGAAGAAATGGATGTGCAAGCATTGTATCCGATGTATTCCTTACGCTGGCAAGTCGAGATTCTTTTCAAAACGTGGAAATCCCTTTTCGCCATTGATCACGTGCGCGCGATGAATCCAGATCGGTTTCTCTGCCACATGTATGGGAAACTTATACACATTCTGCTTTCCTCGATGGTGGCGTTTCAATGCCGGTTCTATCTTCATCAAAAGCACCACCTCGAAGGCAGTGAATACAAGTGTATCCATCATGCCAAAAGGGCTATAGAAGAGTCAAAAGGATACGCTCTCTATCATCGTTCTTCATTAGAAGACGTTCTAGAAAATATCTACGAGAGCATTTACCGACATGGACGAAAAGACCATCGCCACCGCCATCAAAGTCCCTATGACATCTTACAGATCGCCTATGAAACACATGCGCGTGTGGAGTAA